From the Finegoldia magna ATCC 29328 genome, the window CTATGCAAAATGAAATTCAGGCAATTTTTCAAGACCCATACTCTTCACTTAATCCAACCCTAACAGTTTATGAGATAATTGCAGAGCCAATAAAGACAAGACTTCAACTAAGTAACGAAGAAACAAAAAATAAAGTTATAAAACTCTTAGAAAAAGTAGGACTATCAAAAGAGATTATGTATAAAAAGCCGGGACAATTTAGTGGTGGACAAAGACAGAGAATCGGAATAGCAAGAGCAATATCCACTGACCCGGATTTTATACTATGCGATGAGCCAATATCGGCGCTGGACGTTTCAATTCAGGCACAAATTGTAAACTTGCTAGAAGATTTACAAAAAGAACTAGGGCTAACATATCTTTTTATTGCCCACGACCTTGCAATGGTACAACATATCTCCCATAGAATTGGAGTTTTGTATCTCGGTAATATGCTAGAAGTAGGAAGCGGAAAAGATATATATGAAAATCCTCTTCACCCATATACAAAAGAACTTTTAAATTCAGTTTTAAAACCAGAAGTTACTGGAGAAAAAATATTAAGCCATGGCAATAGAGAAATTCCTAGTCCAATAAACCTTCCAGAAGGATGTGTATTCCAAGGACGATGCCCATATAAAACAGAAATCTGTTCGAAAGAATGTCCTAAACTGGTTGAAGTAAGCCCCGGTCATAAAGTGGCATGCCATAATATATAGTGAGAAGTTAAAAGTGAGATGCTAGAACTAGAATATGTAAAATAATTTACATTATGACCTGAACCCGTAAACACGGAATGATTTAATAATATTTTAAGCGGAATGTAATCTGTACATAACAGGGGACATTCCGTTTAATTTTGTTTTAAATTCTTTTATGTATTTTGGCATACAAAAACCCCTCCATCCGTATTCCGGATTTTGGGGTTCATATCACACGATACGCCTTTTTTATTATATATTATTTTTTGCTTTTTACTGCTTTTAATATTTCTCCTGCTGCGAATGGCAACAATGCACATGGAAGGATTACTTTGTAGTGTTCAAGGTGAAGTGGTATTGTTTCGAATACATCATTTACTCCAGGAATGTAGATTACTGCTAGCATTAAGAATAGTGATAGTGATGTTCCCATTACTAATGCTTTGTTAGAGAATACTCCGATTTGGAATACTGATTTGTGTTCACTTCTTACTGAATAACTTCTTAGTAATTCTGATAATATCAATGTTGCAAATGCAACTGTTCTTGCAGATTCGATGTGGCCATCGAAGTGGTTCAATCCGTAGTTGTACGCAAATAATGTCGCAACTGTGATAGCCAATGATTGAACGATAATGCTTAGTCTCATGTTCTTGTCGATGATTGGTTCTTTTGGTGAACGAGGAGCTCTGTTCATGATGTCAGCTTCTCCTTTTTCAACTCCAAGAGCCATTGCTGGGAATGAGTCTGTCACTAAGTTTAACCATAATAATTGAATTGGTATAAATGGTGTGTCCCATTTGAACATTATCGCCAAGAATACGATAAGAATTTCTGCGATGTTACAGCTTAGTAGGAATGATACGAATTTTTTGATATTCGAGTAAATTATTCTTCCTTCTTCTACTGCATGAACAATTGTCGCAAAGTTGTCGTCTGTAAGGATAACTTCTGAAGTGTTCTTCGCAACGTCTGTTCCAGTGATTCCCATCGCAATTCCGATATCTGCTTTTTTGATTGCTGGTGCATCGTTGACTCCGTCACCTGTCATTGCTGCAATGTGTCCGTTTTCTTTCAATGCTGTTACGATTTGTA encodes:
- a CDS encoding ABC transporter ATP-binding protein; translated protein: MEKIFEIKNLKKYFPVKKEKVFEEQKYLKALDGIDLEIYKGETFGLVGESGSGKSTLGKCVTSIHDITEGDVYYKGKNIKDKSTKKTMQNEIQAIFQDPYSSLNPTLTVYEIIAEPIKTRLQLSNEETKNKVIKLLEKVGLSKEIMYKKPGQFSGGQRQRIGIARAISTDPDFILCDEPISALDVSIQAQIVNLLEDLQKELGLTYLFIAHDLAMVQHISHRIGVLYLGNMLEVGSGKDIYENPLHPYTKELLNSVLKPEVTGEKILSHGNREIPSPINLPEGCVFQGRCPYKTEICSKECPKLVEVSPGHKVACHNI